ttttataaatatacacaaatacacaaacAGCCAATTCTTCTCTGACTCAGCACAGAGCCCAGGAGctctcatctccctttgggacAGTCCCTTAATGAATGTTTACTCCTAAAGCTGAATAATTAGCACAGAAGAAGAGACATGCTTCTCCGCTGCCTGTTTACATTCAGATGCTCTCTTCTCCCCTCGAGGCTGAGTGAACCCCCCTGGGATTGCACAGAGCTATATTATAAACGGTGCACACTCTTGGATCGGCTCTCGGTGTGGCATGttgctgcagatgctggggtgagagaggttTGGGACACGGCTacctgagggggattcccagggaagacGCTTCCATCTCAGAATTCACAGGTACCCATTTCTTGCTGAGGAGATCACCTGCTCGACAAACACTGTGCAACGTGGACGTGATGGGAAAGAGAGTATGTCTGGGGTCCATTCCGCTCTGCACAACCATGACACATCCCTTTCCATAGGTGATGagtttgctaaagaatcactggcCAAAATGTCACTCTTTTCTGGGCACCCCTGGTCATCCTGCCTGATGGGCTACCGCcccgaggtggctgcatttcagtggtagagGGGATCCTTCAGAATGAAAGGTGTTAGTAGATATACAATAGAAGACCAAATTCTGAATCAGTGGCCTGTACTTTGCTCAGGCCCCAgtgaggcaaaactccccttggagtAAGAACTGAGTAGACACATCAGGGGCCAGCTGTGTGTTAACGCACAGACACGGACACCCTCTCCTCTTGCATTTCAGCGCTCTGGCTGTtaatggggcagggggacaggagCTCTTACCTTACTTTTAGCTGCTGGAAAGCTTGGAGTTGGTAGCGCTCCTCACtagaacaagaagaagaatttttcAAGGTGGGAAACACATACTTTCTCCAAGTTCCATTCGAGAAGTGGGCTGAACTGTTATTCCTGAAACTTTCAAAACACAATTCTGCTCAAAGCAGCCACCCGGCAtaggaaatttcagtccaaacaccTAAAATTTGGCAAAttcataagcaactgaaaatggggtcTTCTATTCAAGCGTCAGACAGCCTTAACTACAGGTGATGACAGCAACTGCACCgacaatgtgatatggctgtgaaaaaagctaatgcggtcatgggatgcatcaggagaggtatttccagtagggataaggaggttttagtaccgttatacaaggccctgattagacctcacctggaacactgtgtgcagttctggtctcccatgtttaagaaggatgaattcaaactggaacaggtacagagaagggctactaggatgatctgaggaatggaaaacttgtcttataaaaggagactcaaggagcttggcttgtttagcctaattaaaagaaggttgaggggaaatatggttgctctctctaaatatatcagaggagagggagaggaattatttaagctcagtgccaatgtggacacaagaacaaatggtataaactggccaccaggatatttagactagaaattagatgaaggtttctaaacatcagaggagtgaagttttggaacagccttccaagggaagcagtgggggcaaaagatctatctggctttaaaattaaactcaataagtttatggaggagatggtatgatgggataacatggttttggtaagtttcggagtaacagccgtgttagtctgtattcgcaaaaagaaaaggagtacttgtggcaccgtagagactaaccaatttatttgagcataagcttttgtgagctacagctcacttcatcggatgcatccgatgaagtgagctgtacctcacgaaagcttatgctcaaataaactggttagtctctaaggtgtcacaagtactccttttctttatggttttggtaattaaatattcacggtaaataggcccaatggtctgtgatgggatattagatggggtcagatctgagttacccaggaaagaattttctgtagtatctggctgatgaatcttgcccatatgcgcAGGATTTAGCTGATCGCTGTATCTggggtcagaaggggccattatgattgtctagtccgacctcctgcacaacgtaggccacagaatctcaccctcccactcctgctcctctcacctatggctgagctattgaagtcctcaaatcgtggtttaaagacttcaaggagcagagaatcctccagcaagtcacacgtgccccatgctacagaggaaggtgaaaaacctccagggcctcttccaatctgccctggaggtttttcgccttcctccgtagcatggggcacgggtcacttgctggaggattctctgctcctagaagtctttaaaccatgatttgaggactacaatagctcagacataggagaGAGGTttcttgcaggagtgggtgggtgaaattgtGTGGCAtgtgttgtgcagaaggtcagactagatgatcataatgacctaaatatctatgaatctataaatggCCAATCCATTTGTGAATCCCTTTCACCTACGCTGTTCCCTCCAATAATGTCGGtagcaaggagttctacaggccAAACATGGATTATGTTAGCAATTTCTTTTCTTGTTGTTATATGTTCAGActtccaatttaactaaatgcTCTTTTGTTCATGTTGTGAGACACATTAAACATAAATGCCTGATATACTTTTTTTATCGATTGATCCATAgggtttaaggtcagaagggaccatgtgatcatccagtctgacctcctgtaaagcACAGGCCCATTAATTACAACTCAGTTACCTCTGTATTGAGCCGAAAGGCTTGTGTGTGAccaaggcctgatctacactaggattttgcaTTATAGAATGATAGAGCCATAGAGTTATAAGGGAAGGCAAAGGAcagctagtctaaccccctgaCAAGATGcaagatttcttttttcttagtCATCTAAGACTGATGGCTATTCACACGTCTTTGGAAAACCTCCACAGAaggagattccatgacttccctggATGTCTGTTCCATTGGCCTCCTGTACTTcaagttaggaagattttcctgaaatttaatttaaatctgctatgctggagtttcaacccattgccttttgtCCTGCCTCTCTCAATGTAAGACAGAATAACTTTCCTCCacctttttatggcagcctttcaagtatttgaagttCACTATCTTGTCCCCCATTAATCTCCACTTTTCCAAATAAACACACCAGTTCCTACGTCTTGCATTCCATCCTGTGCATAACCTTTGTCTCTTGCCTATGGCTCCTTTCCAGTTTATCTAcctcctttctatacattggtgagcACATTACTATTGAGACCTAACCCCCACCAAGTAGAGGAATACTATCATGTACTGTGACTGGCATGTTATACCTCTGCTCATATAACCTaacattgcatttgccttttttgaaacagcaaaaaaatccacaccccagaaaGATGTAGCTATATCATCCTAACCCTGGTGTAGACCCTtgaagcagatcttccagaaaagcatccagtttcAATCTGCCAACATGGGGAGTtggagaatccactacttccCGTGTCAGTGTGtctcaatggttaatcaccctcattgcTAAATATGTGGCTGTCGTCTGTGGGTTGGGCCTGCATTCCCTTTTCCAAGGATTCTGCATTTGACggtattaaaacattttgtttgcatggGCCCCACATTCCAAGTGCTCCAAATCAATCGGTATGCTTGCCCTGGCCACCTCCTTGCAACCACTCtgccaatttttgggtcatccgAAAATTTTATCTGCAGTGATCTTCTATTTccttccacatcattcatgaaaGTATTGAATAGCCTCAGGCatagaaccgatccctgcagaaCCTGACTACAAACAGCCCCGTTCACTGACGAAGGCCTCTCAACAACAGCTTTCTGAGATCCGTCACTTAGCTTGTTTTCAGTCCATTTTGCATGTTCTCTACTGATATTATAGagtgtttaattttttaactCAATATTTTCCCTGAGTAAATCAAATGCTTCTGAGAAATCAAGGTCCATTGCATCTGCATGGTTCCCTTGATCCACCACATGTGTTCCCTTGATTCACAAAGATGTACTCTCCATAAAGGgtaaaaacaggtttatttgacaagatctgttttgTATAAACCTTGTTGTTGAGTGACATTAATTACATatctagactttaaaaaaaaaaaaaaaaaacactaatcCCAGAccagcttttccattgttttttaaccttgtcaaatcttttataAAAAgcactttccctttattttttaatacttgacatttaacacaggaattgccataacatttttctgtgatttctcttgttgttaacatacttAATAACCTCCTTTTTTGTTATCCTTAGCCCTGCCAAATGTggagttttccctaatgtctttAATGTCTCTTATTAATTTTCATAACTTTCCATTTGTATTCTTGGCTCTctggtttcccttttccccctttgctacatatttttttccccctaattgcTGCCTTCCCTTTGCCACTGAACTGGATTTTTACCAAAAGTTGTTCACTTTGTtgactggaaaaatcatggagcaggtcctcaaagaatcaatcttgaagtacttgcatgagaggaaagtgatcagtaacagccagcatggattcaccaagggaaggtcatgcctgactaatctaatcgccttttatgatgagattactggttctgtggatgaagggaaagcagtggatgtattgtttcttgactttagcaaagcttttgacacggtctcccacagtattcttgtcagcaagttaaggaagtatgggctggatgaatgcactatagggtgggtagaaagctggctagattgtcgggctcaacgggtagtgatcaatggctccatgtctagttggcagccggtgtcaagtggagtgccccaggggtcggtcctggggccggttttgttcaatatcttcataaatgatctggaggatggtgtggattgcactctcagcaaatttgcggacgatactaaactgggaggagtggtagatacgctggaggggagggataggatacagaaggacctagacaaattggaggattgggccaaaagaaatctgatgaggttcaataaggataagtgctgggtcctgcacttaggacggaagaatccaatgcaccgctacagactagggaccgaatggctaggcagcagttctgcggaaaaggacctaggggtgacagtggacgagaagctggatatgagtcagcagtgtgcctttgttgccaagaaggccaatggcattttgggatgtatacgtaggggcatagcgagcagatcgagggatgtgatcgtccccctctattcgacattggtgaggcctcatctggagtactgtgtccagttttgggccccacactacaagaaggatgtggataaattggagagagtccagcgaagggcaacaaaaatgattaggggtctagaacacatgacttatgaggagaggctgagggagctgggattgtttagcctgcagaagagaagaatgaggggggatttgatagctgctttcaactacctgaaagggggttccaaagaggatggctctagactgttctcaatggtagcagatgacagaacgaggagtaatggcctcaagttgcagtgggggaggtttagattggatattaggaaaaactttttcactaagagggtggtgaaacactggaatgcgttgcctagggaggtggtggaatctccttccttggaagtttttaaggtcaggcttgacaaagccctggctgggatgatttaactgggaattggtcctgcttcgagcagggggttggactagatgaccttcaggggtcccttccaaccctgatattctatgattctatgattctatgactttttcCGCAAAGAACGAccaattttcattcatatttttctgtatAATTTTTCCTCCAATCAATTTTGctgacaattttcttcagctttgGGGAATTAGTCCTCTTGGAGCACTCAGTGTCTATAAATAGTACTGATTGGGaactgttctctgtttgtccatTGGAACATAATTCagtatcattttttattttcctctcctctctcatatgttcccttctttgtctctTCTGTAAACGAAAGAGTCCCAGACTTTTCTGCATGGTGTCCAGTATCAGGGAGCGTAGCCGTGACTTTTCTATCTGTTTGCATATGGCAGCCTCCCCCATTCTCAGAGCCTGTCTTGGAAATCCCTTTTAGATATGCTATATCCTGCATGGAGACTGGGTGACCAAAACGGAGCACATATCCAGAACATGGTATTCTCCATCTCATATCTTAGTGATCTGtatattgcttttgttttgtccACTGCTCTGAATCAGCAGGTGTTTCTCTTGAGCTGCTGTCAATGGCGCCCAGGTTTTTCCCTGAGGTATGTTCTAATTGGGATGTTTCTCCTGGCATATGTCTTACAAAAGTTTGGTTTTTTACACTCTCACATATCAAGCAACTTGATGAATGGGGAACTCCTACAGCATGGAGTCCCTATGCTAGCTCTCATTGCATTAAGGAATAATGATGAATAACCACACTTGTGTTTCCTGCTGGTGCCTCTTAAGGTTCCCCCATCTCTAAGTGTAGGAATTATTAACACAGGGAGCCCCATAAAATGTGGAATTGGCTTTAATATGGTCATTGTTCATAGTTGTTTTCTCTGAACAAttcaaatgtcatttttcagtgaGTGAAGAGCGAACAATCTGCTTCACCCATGAGAACTGCCTCCAGTAATGCATGTAATATCTCAGATTAACGTTCTCTCTCCATCCAGGCATCCTGGGCACACACAGGAAGTCAGGGGAACGTACGGTACATGCAGGAAACAGTGTTCCGCCTCAGAGTTGGATGCCTTCTCCCCTattccatgtcagattccaacacaaccCACTTcaacaacccctccaccttcatcctgctgggcattcctggcttGGAGGGAGCCCAcatctggatctccatccccttctgcaccgTGTACATCATAGCTGTCTTGGGGAGCATCACCATCCTATTCATTGTAAAGATGGAGCAAagcctccatgggcccatgtattatttcctctgcatgctggccatCAGCGACCTGGTCATGTCCACATCCACCCTGCCCAAAATGCTGAATATCTTCTGGTTCAATACCAGGGAGATCAGTTTCAGTGcttgcctcacccagatgtacgtCGTGCTCTGCTTCTCAGCCATGGAGTCCGGAATCCTCGTGGCCATGGCTTTggatcgctacgtggccatctgccatcccctgagacattcgaGCATCCTGACAAACTCTGTTGTGGCCAAGATCGGCCTGGCCGTGCTGCTGCGCAGTGGAATATTCGCATTACCCTACCCCTTCCTGGCAAGgcggtggccatattgcagaaccaacatcatcccTCACACCTATTGTGGGCACATAgctgtggtgaagctggcctgcgcTGACATCagcatcagtagttactatgGGCTGTTCGATCTTTTCTCTGAGATCGGAATGGATGTGTTTTTTATCACTGTGTCCTATACTCTGGTCCTCCGGGCCATCTTCCgcctccccacaaaggatgcCAGGCTCAAAACTTTTGGGACCTGCATCTCTCACCTTTGTGCCATCTTAGCTTTCTACATGCCAGGTTTCTTCTCCTCTCTCACGCACCGGTTTGGCTATAATGTGCCACTGCACTTTCTTGTTCTCATTGCCAATGTGGAACTCCTGGTGCCCCCCTTGCTCCACCCCATCATCTACGGGGTGAGGACCAAACAAATCCGGGGCAGGCTGCTCCGGCTCTTTACTCCTAAAGGGACCTAAATGTTTTCTCAGACTGAGGTccgtgcagagctggctggtgcatagtgctgggccctcttccctgaatcatttattgaatgcatccgatgaagtgagctgtagctcacgaatgcttatgctcaaataaatttgttagtctctaaggtgccacaagtcctccttttctttttgcggataaagACTAACATCGCTGCTACTCTGGACAGTCAAGAGACATTAAACCCTTTCCTGTCCTTACTGTGCTGTGTCAGCATCATAAACTGGGGAATACGTCTATGTGCAATTCAGTGGGTTGCCACCTTTCCAAATTGCTGGTAGTTGGACTCCTGAAACGACAATCTTGCCCATCTGTTCTGTCAAGGCTCCACCCCTGCAGTGTGTCTTCTCCCCAATGCCCTACCCCTCTCACttgctcctctcttcccctcaccTTGCCAGTTGCTGGAACATTTTCCAcctcctatatatatataatctcaaggttccttccccactctgaactctagtgtacagacgtggagacctgcatgaaaacctccaaagcttacttttaccagcttaggttaaaacttccccaaggtacaaactattttaccctttgcccttggactttcgctgccaccaccaaacatttaaccggttactgggaa
The Eretmochelys imbricata isolate rEreImb1 chromosome 1, rEreImb1.hap1, whole genome shotgun sequence DNA segment above includes these coding regions:
- the LOC144277865 gene encoding olfactory receptor 52E4-like, with product MQETVFRLRVGCLLPYSMSDSNTTHFNNPSTFILLGIPGLEGAHIWISIPFCTVYIIAVLGSITILFIVKMEQSLHGPMYYFLCMLAISDLVMSTSTLPKMLNIFWFNTREISFSACLTQMYVVLCFSAMESGILVAMALDRYVAICHPLRHSSILTNSVVAKIGLAVLLRSGIFALPYPFLARRWPYCRTNIIPHTYCGHIAVVKLACADISISSYYGLFDLFSEIGMDVFFITVSYTLVLRAIFRLPTKDARLKTFGTCISHLCAILAFYMPGFFSSLTHRFGYNVPLHFLVLIANVELLVPPLLHPIIYGVRTKQIRGRLLRLFTPKGT